A window of Candidatus Tectomicrobia bacterium genomic DNA:
GGGAGCCTTACGAAGACTTCTACGCCGGCCGCGAGCGCAAGACCTGCGCTGCCCGGGAGACGGTTCCCTTCGATCTCGAGTGGCTATGCTGGATCTTCGGCCCGGTGCGGGCGGTCTCCTGCGCGTATGGACGGACGGCGGAGTGGCGGACCGACATCGACGATACCTATCTCCTCCTGCTCGAGTTCGAATCGGGATTGCTCGGAACGATGACGGCCGAACTGCATCAGGTCGCCCCGTTCCGCAGCGCCCGGGTGGGCTGCGAGGGGATGAGCTTCGAGCTCGATTTCACGACCCACAAATTGCGTACTTGGGGGCAGGAGGAGGCGCAAGGGCGCATACTGAAGCCTGCGGAATCGGAGGGGTCCGAGAATTTCGACTTCGAGCGGGTCTACATGGCCGAGTCGAGCGCCTTCGTCGATGCGATGGAGGGCCGTTCAACCTACCCCAAGACGTGGGTTGAGGAGCGGCATCTTTCCAATGTCCTCTACGCGGCGGAGGAGAGCTGGCGCCGGAGGGCATGGGTGGATGTAGCCGAAGCTGAGAGCGCCCACGACGGATGTTCGTGGATAGAGGTGGATAGCTGATGATGTTTCCGCGCCGTCTGTGCCCGGCCGGGCGCGGCGAACGGCGCCTTCTGCCAGCCGGATGTATTGCGATTGCTTGACCAGGAGCCTGCCTTGGGGAATCTCAACGCCGCGGCGATCCGCAACGAGGGTTACTACAAGTCGCTGGCCGCGGAGCCGCCCATCCCTCCGCGCGATCGGAGCCTGGCCCGCTCCCTCGCGCTGAAGGCGAAGGCTGAGTCGCTCATCCCCTCCTGCTCGCAGACCTTCAGCAAGGGGCCGACCCAGTTCGTGCAGGGGGTAGCGCCGGTGTTCCTTGCCCGCGGCAAGGGGAGCCGGGTGTGGGACGTGGACGGAAACGAGTACATCGATTTCCCCATGGCCCTCGGCGCCATCATTCTGGGGCACGGCTACCCCGCCGTGGACGAGGCGGTTAGGCGCCAGATGGAGGAGGGGAGCACCTTTTCCCTCCCCCATCCCCTCGAGGTGGAGCTCGCCGAGCTTCTCACCGGGGTCATCCCCGGCGCGGAGATGGTACGGTTCGGCAAGAATGGCTCGGACGCAACCTCCGGGGCGGTGCGAGTCGCCCGCGCGGTCACGGGGCGGGAGGTGATCGCCTGCTGCGGCTACCACGGCTGGCAGGACTGGTACATCGGGACGACCACCCGATCCAAGGGCGTGCCGAAGACGGTCCGGGAGCTGACCGTCCCCTTCGAGTACAACTCGCTGGAGGGCCTCGAGTGGATTTTCGAGGCGCATCCCGGCCAAGTGGCCGCGGTCGTCATGGAGCCGGTCGGGGTGGTGGAGCCGCGGGAGGGTTTCCTGGCGGCTGTGCGCGACCTCGCCCGGCGGGAGGGGGCGCTCCTCGTCTTCGACGAGATCGTCACGGGCTTCCGGGTGGCCCTGGGCGGGGCCGCGGCGCACTACGGCGTGACGCCCGACCTCACGTGCATCGGCAAGGCCATGGCGAACGGATTCCCCATCTCGGCGGTCGTGGGACGGCGGGAGATCATGGAGGCGTTCGACGAGATCTTCTTCTCCTTCACCTTCGGCGGCGAGGCGCTCTCCCTGGCGGCGGCCCTCGCAACGATCCGCGAGATCCAGGACAAGGGCGTGATCCCCTACCTGTGGGGCCAGGGACGGAAGCTGAAGGATGGCTACAACGCCCTGGCGAGGGAGTACGGCATCGAACGCTTCACCCAATGCATCGGTATCCCGCCACGCACCGTCATGACGTTCCGGGACGAAGCAGGAGCGGAGTCACTTCTCTTCAAGAGCCTCTTCCAGCAGGAGTGCCTCAAGCGGGGGGTGCTCTACTCCGGCGGCCAGAACATGTGCTTCAGCCACACGGAGGAAGACATCGAGCACACCCTGCGGGCCTACCGGGCGGCGATGGAGGTACTGGCCGCGGCCATCGAGCGCGGCGACGCGCGCAGCCGGCTGGAGGGAGAGCCCGTGCAGCCCGTCTTCCGGAGGGCCTAGTGGGCGTCCTGTCGGGCATTATCGAGGTGGGCGGCCGCCGCATCGGCGCGGGGGAGCCCTGCTTCGTCATCGCCGAGGCGGGCAGCAACCACAACGGGAGCCTGGAGAAGGCCCGGGAGCTCGTCGAGACCGCCGCCTCGGCCGGCGCCGACGCCGTGAAATTCCAGGTGTTCCGGGCCGAGCGTCTCTACCCCAAGAGCGCGGGGCTGAGCGGCTACCTGAAGCTGAGCAAGCCCATCTACGACATCATCGCCGAGATGGAGATGCCGCTCGGCTGGCTCCCCGTTCTGAGTGATCTCTGCCGCGAGAGGAGGATCCAGTTCCTGGCCTCGGCCTTCGACGAGGAGTCGGCCGACCGGCTCGACCCCTACACCCACGCCTTCAAGGTCGCCTCCTACGAGATGACGCACATTCCGCTCATCCGGCACTTGGCCCGGAAGGGGAAGCCCCTCATCATTTCGACCGGGACGGCCTGCCTCGACGAGGTGGCCGAGACGGTGGAGGAGGTCCGCGCGGCGGGCCGTGCGCCGCTGGCCCTGATGCAGTGCACCGGGGCCTACCCGGCCCCGCTTGAGTCTCTCAACGTGCGGGCCATCCCCACCATGAAGTCCGCCTTCGGGGTTCCGGTCGGGCTCTCCGACCACTCGCGCGATCCCTTGGTCGGCCCGCTCGCGGCGGTCGCCGTGGGGGGGAGCCTTCTGGAGAAGCACTTCACCCTGAGCAACGACCTCCCCGGCCCCGACCACCGCTTCGCGGTGGAGCCCGGCGAGCTGCGCCTGATGGTCCGGAAGGTGCGCGAGACGGAGCGGGCGCTGGGGAGCGGCGAGAAGGTGGTGGACCCGGCCGAGGAGGAGCTGCGGAGCTTCGCCCGGCGGAGCGTCTTCTCCCTGCGGGCAATCGCGGCGGGCGAGTTGCTCTCCCTGGGGAACATCGCCGTTCTGCGCTGCGGAAACCTCCCCGCCGGGGTGGAGCCCAGGCGCCTGGGTGAGATCCTGGGGAAGCGCGCCTCGCGCGCCATCCCGGCCGAGCAGGCCCTCCGGGAGGGGGACTATGTCTGAGGCCGGCATCCGCCTGCGCCCCGCCGGCCCGGCGGACTCCCGCCTCCTCTGGGAGCTGCGGAACGAGGACTCGGTCCGCCGGGCGTCCTTCCACCCGAAGGCGATCCCGATCGAGGAGCACGAGCGGTGGTTCGCCCGAAAGATGGGCGACGCCCGCTTCCGCGCCTTCGTCGCGGTGGACCCTGCGGGGAAGGACGTCGGCTACGTCCGCTTCGACCTCGATGGCGAGGAGGCCGAGATCAGCGTGGCGATCGACAAGGGGGAGCGCGGGAAGGGCTACGGCCTCGCGGCCATCCGCGCGGGGTCGGAGCGGATGCTGGCGGAGGGCCCGGCCCGCCGCGTCATCGCCCTCGTCCGCCGCGACAACCCCGCCTCCCTCGCCGCCTTCGAGCGCGCGGGCTACCGGGCGGCGGGCGGGAAATCCCTCCAGGGCGTTGAGGGCATCGTGCTGGTGTTCGGCGATGGCGGCTAGGGCCGGCTCGGCCCGCCGCGGCGGGGTGCTCATCCGGGCGGATGCCGGGCCTGGGGTCGGCCTGGGCCATCTCCAGCGGTGCCTCTCGCTCGCGGAAGCCCTCCGGCGCGGCGGCGCGGAGTGCGCGTTCGTGCTGAACGAGAGGGCCGGGGCGGCCGGGCGCGTCGAGGCCGCGGGTTTCGAGGCCCCCGAGGCCGCGGGGGCGCCGTCGTGGTCCGGTGCAGACATGGAGAGGACGATCGGCCTCGCCGCCCAGCGAGGATGCACTGCCGCCGTCGTTGACGGCTACGGCGCGGGGCCAGACTTCCTGCGCGGCCTCCGGGAGGGCGGGCTCTATGTCGCAGCCGTCGATGACCTCTGCCGGGAGCTCTTCCCCTGCCAGCTCGCCGTCAACGGCGGGGTGCACGCGAAAGAACTCCGGCCCCAGTCCTCCACGGGAGACACGGCGTTCCTGTTCGGTCCGGAGTATGCGCTGATCCGGCCGGAGCTCTGGAACGTACCCGCCCGCGCGGTGCGGGCGGAAGTTTCTTCCATTTTGCTCACCTTGGGGGGGACGGATGATTTTAATCTGATGCCAGTCCTCCTCCGCGCCCTGGACGCGCTTCCCGGGGTCTTCGCCGTGACGGCGATCCTCGGCACCTACTTCACGGATGGGGAGGCAATCCTTCGGGCGGCCGCCGAATGCGGGAAGAAGGTCCGCCTCGTGGAGAGCCCGACCTCTGTCCGGGACCTCATGCTCGGGGCCGACCTCGCGGTCTCGGCGGGCGGGCAGACGCTCTATGAGCTCGCGGTGGCGGGCACCCCGGCCGTCGCGATCCAGCTCGCGGAGAACCAGGCGGGGCAGCTGCGGGGCTTCGCCGGGGCCGGGTTTGCCCGCCTCGCGGGGGTGGCGGGCCGGGACGACGTCGTGGCCGGGGTGCGGGAGCAGGTCCTGCCCCTCCTGGCGGATGCCGCCGCGCGGGAGGCCATGGCGGCCGCCGGCCGGGCGCTGATCGACGGGAGAGGGGCGATCCGCGTGGCGGAGAGGATCCTCGGGGAGGTGTCCCCAGCGGCCGGGCGCCCCATTCCTTCCCGGCAGGGGGCGGTGGGGTGAAGCGGCTCATCCTCACGCGGCTCGACCCGGTGGCCGAGGACGGGCGGGCGGTTCACTTGGGCCCCTGGTCCCTGTCGGAGGCGGAGCACCGGAGCGGCGCCTGGAGCCGGTACGGATTCCAGCGGCCCTTGCCGAGCGAGGCCGTCGCCGGGACCGCTTCGGCCTTGGAGGCCGTCTCCGAGTATCTCCTGGCGGGCCTCCGCGAGGAGCTGAACGCGCGGCACCGGACGAATCGCTCGATCCGGTTTTGGCGCATCCTCCTGATGCCGTGGCTCA
This region includes:
- a CDS encoding Gfo/Idh/MocA family oxidoreductase, producing the protein MRYGVVGLGSMGSRRVRCLAALGREVVGFDIRPDRMRSAEERFGIRTAESFEAMLRLEPEALVISTPPDQHLPYYERACALGLPYFSEASIFVPRAEWFATREKEKGAKGYPSATWRFYPWLRELHRQLRHEGRPRVHTVHYAYGGFLPRWHPWEPYEDFYAGRERKTCAARETVPFDLEWLCWIFGPVRAVSCAYGRTAEWRTDIDDTYLLLLEFESGLLGTMTAELHQVAPFRSARVGCEGMSFELDFTTHKLRTWGQEEAQGRILKPAESEGSENFDFERVYMAESSAFVDAMEGRSTYPKTWVEERHLSNVLYAAEESWRRRAWVDVAEAESAHDGCSWIEVDS
- a CDS encoding aminotransferase class III-fold pyridoxal phosphate-dependent enzyme yields the protein MARSLALKAKAESLIPSCSQTFSKGPTQFVQGVAPVFLARGKGSRVWDVDGNEYIDFPMALGAIILGHGYPAVDEAVRRQMEEGSTFSLPHPLEVELAELLTGVIPGAEMVRFGKNGSDATSGAVRVARAVTGREVIACCGYHGWQDWYIGTTTRSKGVPKTVRELTVPFEYNSLEGLEWIFEAHPGQVAAVVMEPVGVVEPREGFLAAVRDLARREGALLVFDEIVTGFRVALGGAAAHYGVTPDLTCIGKAMANGFPISAVVGRREIMEAFDEIFFSFTFGGEALSLAAALATIREIQDKGVIPYLWGQGRKLKDGYNALAREYGIERFTQCIGIPPRTVMTFRDEAGAESLLFKSLFQQECLKRGVLYSGGQNMCFSHTEEDIEHTLRAYRAAMEVLAAAIERGDARSRLEGEPVQPVFRRA
- a CDS encoding N-acetylneuraminate synthase family protein; amino-acid sequence: MIEVGGRRIGAGEPCFVIAEAGSNHNGSLEKARELVETAASAGADAVKFQVFRAERLYPKSAGLSGYLKLSKPIYDIIAEMEMPLGWLPVLSDLCRERRIQFLASAFDEESADRLDPYTHAFKVASYEMTHIPLIRHLARKGKPLIISTGTACLDEVAETVEEVRAAGRAPLALMQCTGAYPAPLESLNVRAIPTMKSAFGVPVGLSDHSRDPLVGPLAAVAVGGSLLEKHFTLSNDLPGPDHRFAVEPGELRLMVRKVRETERALGSGEKVVDPAEEELRSFARRSVFSLRAIAAGELLSLGNIAVLRCGNLPAGVEPRRLGEILGKRASRAIPAEQALREGDYV
- a CDS encoding GNAT family N-acetyltransferase; the protein is MSEAGIRLRPAGPADSRLLWELRNEDSVRRASFHPKAIPIEEHERWFARKMGDARFRAFVAVDPAGKDVGYVRFDLDGEEAEISVAIDKGERGKGYGLAAIRAGSERMLAEGPARRVIALVRRDNPASLAAFERAGYRAAGGKSLQGVEGIVLVFGDGG
- the pseG gene encoding UDP-2,4-diacetamido-2,4,6-trideoxy-beta-L-altropyranose hydrolase codes for the protein MAARAGSARRGGVLIRADAGPGVGLGHLQRCLSLAEALRRGGAECAFVLNERAGAAGRVEAAGFEAPEAAGAPSWSGADMERTIGLAAQRGCTAAVVDGYGAGPDFLRGLREGGLYVAAVDDLCRELFPCQLAVNGGVHAKELRPQSSTGDTAFLFGPEYALIRPELWNVPARAVRAEVSSILLTLGGTDDFNLMPVLLRALDALPGVFAVTAILGTYFTDGEAILRAAAECGKKVRLVESPTSVRDLMLGADLAVSAGGQTLYELAVAGTPAVAIQLAENQAGQLRGFAGAGFARLAGVAGRDDVVAGVREQVLPLLADAAAREAMAAAGRALIDGRGAIRVAERILGEVSPAAGRPIPSRQGAVG